A single window of Thiomicrorhabdus immobilis DNA harbors:
- the nikB gene encoding nickel ABC transporter permease: MIAYMLRLIGSVLFVSWIVGTLVFFLIHLVPGDPVAVMLGDWASPTDENALRQQLGLHLPIWTQYIQYLTGLLQFDLGQSLFFQQPVAELISERFPMTLQLAVMALLVAVLIAFPLGLWAALRAGKWPDHLSMTVSLIGVSIPNFWLGPMLILVFSLGLSWLPVSGVEQPFAWVLPSITLGTALAAILARMLRASLLEVMHEDYIRTAQAKGLPSSIVYGKHALLNALLPVVTILGLQLGTLLGGAVITEVVFDWPGLGQLLVESIQRRDYPVVQGCILVISVAYITINGLTELVYAWLDPRIRVAS; this comes from the coding sequence TTGATCGCTTATATGCTTCGTTTGATTGGTTCGGTGTTATTCGTTTCCTGGATTGTCGGGACTCTTGTGTTCTTTTTGATTCATTTAGTCCCAGGGGATCCGGTTGCGGTGATGTTAGGCGATTGGGCTAGCCCGACAGATGAGAACGCCTTACGCCAACAGCTGGGCTTGCATTTGCCGATTTGGACACAATATATCCAATACCTAACAGGCCTGTTGCAGTTTGACTTAGGGCAATCGCTGTTTTTTCAACAACCCGTAGCCGAACTGATTTCCGAGCGGTTTCCAATGACATTGCAGTTGGCGGTCATGGCCTTGTTGGTGGCGGTGTTGATCGCTTTTCCGCTTGGGCTTTGGGCGGCATTACGTGCCGGTAAATGGCCGGACCATCTCTCGATGACCGTTTCTTTGATAGGTGTGTCAATTCCTAATTTTTGGCTTGGGCCAATGTTGATTTTGGTGTTTTCATTGGGCCTGTCGTGGCTACCGGTAAGTGGTGTGGAACAACCTTTTGCTTGGGTTTTGCCGTCTATCACCTTGGGAACGGCCTTGGCGGCTATCTTGGCCAGAATGTTACGCGCCTCCTTGTTAGAGGTGATGCACGAAGATTATATTCGTACCGCACAAGCCAAAGGGTTGCCGTCTTCTATCGTATACGGAAAGCACGCTCTATTGAATGCATTGCTGCCGGTAGTCACCATTTTAGGTTTACAGCTTGGCACCTTATTGGGTGGCGCGGTAATCACCGAGGTGGTTTTCGATTGGCCAGGCTTGGGGCAATTGTTGGTGGAGTCTATCCAACGTCGTGATTATCCGGTGGTGCAAGGTTGTATCTTGGTCATCAGTGTTGCCTACATCACCATCAACGGTCTTACAGAGCTGGTTTATGCTTGGCTGGATCCAAGAATCAGGGTGGCGAGTTAA
- a CDS encoding ABC transporter substrate-binding protein gives MNINRRQFVKNSLVATSSLGLAGLVGCHSQAQSSQILVGITARPRMLDPRKATDALSSRINRLLYRQLIDFNERFEAVPDLASWQQVSDTRYVFTLQEISVFHNGQPLTAEDVAATYQSILDPDFGSAHRGSLKGITSIKVLNPKQVEFVLEKADALFVGRLVIGILPKNLLEQQHPFHEKPVGSGACEFVSLSEQKLVIQRRNDHIQLVFIPVKDATVRVLKLKKGELDIIQNDLSPELVQYCLKQPELAVTWHKGTNLGYIGFNFEDPLLAQPELRQAIAHGIDRQAIVDAMFSGHARLAGGLLVPEHWCGVEDMPAYEYNPQKAKSLLKELDFSSLPAGLVTFNEQNEPIISLSYKTSNDPTRIRLATIYQSQLKQVGIHLNIQSYDWGTFYSDIKKGRFQLYSLAWVGIKSPDIFQYVFDSEAIPPSGANRGRYRDAEADALIRSAGKTQELAKQAELYQTLQRHLQKTLATMPLWYEDQYAVARKGVSGNVLYSDGRLDGLLDCHKV, from the coding sequence TTGAATATTAATCGTCGCCAGTTTGTTAAAAACTCCTTAGTGGCGACCAGTTCTCTTGGTTTAGCAGGCCTGGTTGGTTGCCACTCTCAGGCACAATCTTCTCAAATCCTAGTCGGTATTACTGCACGACCTAGAATGTTAGACCCTCGCAAAGCTACGGATGCACTTTCCAGTCGTATCAACCGTTTACTCTATCGCCAGTTAATTGATTTTAATGAGCGTTTTGAAGCGGTTCCAGACTTGGCTTCTTGGCAACAAGTTTCCGATACCCGTTATGTATTCACTTTGCAAGAAATATCGGTGTTTCATAATGGCCAGCCCCTGACTGCGGAAGATGTGGCCGCGACCTATCAAAGTATTCTCGACCCGGATTTTGGCTCTGCTCATAGAGGCTCTTTGAAAGGCATCACTTCAATTAAGGTGTTGAACCCTAAGCAAGTAGAGTTTGTGTTAGAGAAAGCCGATGCTTTGTTTGTAGGGCGTTTGGTGATTGGAATCCTGCCTAAAAATCTGCTTGAGCAACAGCATCCATTCCATGAGAAACCGGTCGGTTCCGGTGCATGTGAGTTCGTGTCATTATCGGAACAGAAGCTGGTGATTCAACGTCGTAATGATCACATCCAACTGGTGTTTATTCCGGTTAAAGACGCTACGGTCAGGGTCTTGAAGCTTAAGAAAGGGGAATTGGATATTATTCAAAACGACCTTTCGCCAGAATTGGTGCAGTACTGTTTAAAACAACCTGAATTAGCGGTAACTTGGCATAAAGGAACCAATTTGGGTTATATCGGTTTCAACTTTGAAGACCCGTTACTCGCACAGCCCGAATTGCGCCAGGCCATCGCCCACGGTATTGATAGGCAAGCTATTGTGGATGCGATGTTTTCCGGCCATGCCCGTCTAGCCGGTGGTTTGCTGGTTCCGGAGCATTGGTGTGGTGTAGAGGATATGCCCGCTTATGAGTACAACCCTCAGAAGGCGAAATCCTTATTAAAAGAGCTCGATTTCTCTTCTTTACCAGCAGGCCTGGTCACTTTTAATGAACAGAATGAACCGATTATCAGCTTGAGTTATAAAACCTCCAATGATCCCACGCGTATACGATTGGCGACGATTTATCAATCGCAATTAAAACAAGTGGGGATTCACCTCAATATACAAAGTTATGACTGGGGAACCTTTTACAGCGATATTAAAAAAGGCCGATTTCAGCTTTATAGCTTGGCGTGGGTCGGCATAAAGAGCCCGGATATTTTCCAGTATGTATTCGATTCTGAAGCGATTCCCCCCAGTGGAGCGAATCGGGGACGTTACCGTGATGCTGAAGCGGATGCGTTGATTCGTTCAGCCGGTAAAACCCAAGAATTGGCAAAACAAGCCGAGCTCTACCAAACCTTGCAGCGTCATTTGCAAAAAACCTTAGCGACGATGCCTTTGTGGTACGAAGACCAGTATGCGGTGGCGAGAAAGGGCGTAAGCGGAAATGTTCTCTACTCGGATGGACGTTTGGATGGCTTGCTTGATTGTCACAAAGTGTGA
- a CDS encoding ABC transporter permease → MLRVVSYVIVFAWLALAILGFLIGDDANFVDLNAFLSAPNQQAWLGSDELGRPVLQRVALGAQTSLFVALGVVFFSAIIGTTIGVLSGYLGGWVDRVITKVIDVFLAFPGLLLAIALAAILGPGIENVVFALVVVGWVGYARLSRAQTMSIRHREHILAARALAVPTPIMLYRHVLPLILAPLGVEATFGIAGAVISEAGLSFLGLGVQPPEASWGSMIKEGTRYLLVAPHLVLAPGLALMMVVLAVNLIGDQWRDYLDVRTRSVK, encoded by the coding sequence ATGTTGAGAGTCGTGAGTTATGTGATTGTCTTTGCCTGGTTGGCTTTGGCTATATTGGGCTTTTTGATTGGCGATGATGCTAATTTCGTTGATTTAAATGCCTTTTTATCCGCACCCAATCAGCAGGCCTGGTTAGGTTCCGACGAGTTGGGGCGTCCTGTTTTGCAACGTGTCGCTTTAGGGGCGCAAACCTCGTTATTTGTGGCGCTAGGGGTGGTGTTTTTCTCGGCCATTATCGGTACCACCATCGGTGTGTTGAGCGGTTATCTAGGGGGTTGGGTTGACCGCGTCATTACCAAGGTGATTGATGTATTCTTGGCTTTTCCCGGTTTGTTGTTGGCGATTGCCCTGGCAGCGATTCTTGGCCCTGGGATTGAGAACGTGGTGTTCGCCTTAGTGGTTGTTGGCTGGGTTGGCTATGCTCGCTTATCAAGAGCCCAAACCATGAGTATTCGCCACCGTGAACACATTTTGGCAGCAAGGGCTTTAGCGGTTCCGACGCCAATCATGCTGTACCGTCATGTTTTACCATTGATTCTTGCCCCCTTGGGGGTTGAAGCGACATTTGGGATTGCCGGTGCGGTGATTTCCGAAGCGGGATTGTCGTTTTTAGGTTTGGGTGTGCAGCCGCCTGAAGCGTCATGGGGCAGTATGATTAAGGAGGGAACCCGTTATCTATTGGTGGCACCTCATTTGGTGCTGGCGCCCGGATTAGCTTTGATGATGGTGGTTTTGGCGGTCAACCTGATTGGTGACCAATGGCGCGATTACTTAGATGTAAGAACCCGTTCGGTTAAATAA
- a CDS encoding TolC family outer membrane protein, which yields MKNSNKHRVMKSLTKPLGPSFRKSILVASMLALSSPSAFATALGLTDVYQMALNHDAKLAQADSLYKADSQGVESARAALLPQIQADGSYFVTDSSIDSADVNARDLSLTLNQSLYQHSSWARYEQAKYVSDAALATFKNAEQDLILRVSQSYFDVLLAQTSLELSKTKEAADYTQYQTAQASEELGLSSRVDVLQAKSSYDLSKSETINAENNLDVALEALAKITGQSMSQLKNSGLKALLPTVALPKISLALNALEKQAEMQNLSVQQAQAQLATASEEIEVQRSGYWPTVALQAKYSDSAYSDYHSAYAAQFNDSNKTSVGVTVSMPLYSGGGTNSEVKAAKFKSVAAQQSLRDAQESARLSVRTQVLNIERGEQLILALKEAVKSNDAFLESAEEGYKVGLKSLLEVLTARTNQTNAHKNLIEALHNQVINRLKLEASLGNLTVEDLQVFEPLLQTVQK from the coding sequence ATGAAAAACAGTAATAAACATCGTGTAATGAAATCATTAACCAAACCGCTTGGGCCATCATTCCGTAAAAGCATATTAGTCGCTTCTATGTTAGCGCTAAGCAGTCCATCTGCTTTTGCAACGGCTTTAGGCTTGACCGATGTTTACCAAATGGCTTTGAACCATGATGCCAAATTAGCGCAAGCGGATTCTCTTTATAAAGCGGATTCTCAAGGTGTTGAAAGTGCTCGTGCGGCATTACTGCCTCAAATCCAGGCGGATGGTAGTTATTTTGTAACCGATAGCAGTATTGATTCTGCTGATGTCAATGCCCGTGATTTATCTTTGACTCTGAATCAGTCGCTGTACCAACACAGCAGCTGGGCACGTTATGAACAAGCCAAATATGTTTCTGATGCCGCCTTAGCCACCTTTAAAAATGCGGAACAAGATCTGATTTTAAGAGTGTCTCAAAGCTATTTTGATGTCTTATTGGCGCAAACCAGTTTGGAGTTGTCGAAAACTAAAGAAGCGGCAGACTATACCCAATATCAGACCGCACAAGCGTCAGAAGAACTTGGTTTATCGAGTCGGGTAGATGTATTACAGGCTAAGTCGAGTTATGACTTGTCAAAGTCTGAGACCATCAATGCCGAAAATAATCTAGATGTCGCTCTAGAAGCTTTGGCGAAAATTACCGGTCAATCGATGTCGCAGTTAAAAAACAGTGGCTTAAAAGCGTTATTACCAACGGTAGCCCTGCCGAAAATCTCTTTGGCTTTAAACGCGTTAGAAAAACAAGCTGAGATGCAAAACCTAAGTGTTCAACAAGCTCAAGCCCAACTGGCCACTGCAAGTGAAGAGATTGAAGTGCAACGCAGTGGGTATTGGCCAACAGTGGCTTTACAAGCAAAATATAGCGATAGTGCCTACTCCGATTACCATTCCGCCTATGCGGCTCAGTTCAATGATAGCAACAAGACTTCGGTTGGGGTAACCGTTTCTATGCCTTTGTATTCTGGTGGAGGCACAAACTCTGAAGTCAAAGCGGCTAAATTCAAGTCGGTTGCTGCTCAGCAATCGTTAAGGGATGCGCAAGAAAGTGCGCGTTTGAGTGTCAGAACCCAAGTACTCAATATTGAACGTGGAGAACAGTTGATTTTAGCCCTTAAAGAGGCGGTCAAATCTAACGATGCATTTTTGGAATCAGCCGAAGAAGGTTATAAGGTCGGTTTGAAAAGCCTGCTTGAAGTCTTAACGGCCAGAACCAATCAAACAAACGCACATAAGAACTTGATCGAAGCTTTACACAATCAAGTGATTAACCGTTTAAAACTTGAGGCGAGCTTGGGTAATTTAACGGTCGAAGACCTTCAGGTCTTTGAGCCTTTATTGCAAACGGTGCAAAAATAG
- a CDS encoding DUF2202 domain-containing protein, whose translation MKNSIFKTALVTFAILAVSSPYAVAGKWNQQSSTSTDTQTATTSSLTSFESDSLKFMREEEKLARDVYLSLYDVWGMPIFQNIADSEQKHTDSVASLLTKYGIEDPVKSDAIGEYTDPAFTELYHALVDYGSYSYEQALKVGTEIEELDIADLNNQLNIVKKSDIQNVYSNLLKGSRNHLRSFYSLVVDGGFEYTPTHISQEEFDAIVYSESETGNINDTTSTSTSTTSGGKGRR comes from the coding sequence ATGAAAAATTCAATATTCAAAACAGCCTTAGTTACTTTTGCCATTTTAGCCGTAAGCAGTCCATATGCGGTTGCCGGTAAATGGAATCAACAAAGCTCAACATCAACCGACACTCAAACAGCAACCACCTCTTCCTTAACCAGTTTTGAAAGCGACAGCTTAAAGTTCATGCGTGAAGAAGAAAAACTAGCACGAGATGTCTACCTAAGTTTATATGACGTTTGGGGTATGCCTATTTTTCAAAACATAGCCGATTCAGAACAGAAACATACCGATAGTGTTGCCAGTTTGTTAACTAAATATGGTATTGAAGACCCTGTTAAGTCGGATGCGATTGGAGAGTACACAGACCCAGCTTTTACCGAACTTTATCACGCATTGGTTGACTATGGTTCATACAGTTATGAACAAGCATTGAAAGTGGGAACGGAAATTGAAGAACTTGATATTGCTGACTTAAACAACCAACTGAATATCGTGAAAAAATCCGACATCCAGAATGTTTACAGCAACTTACTGAAAGGTTCTAGAAATCACTTAAGAAGTTTCTACAGCCTTGTTGTTGACGGTGGATTCGAATACACACCGACACACATCAGCCAAGAAGAGTTTGATGCGATTGTATACTCTGAAAGCGAGACCGGAAACATTAACGATACAACCAGCACTTCAACGTCCACAACCTCGGGTGGAAAAGGAAGACGTTAA
- a CDS encoding MOSC domain-containing protein: MAKLIGIATHQDSRGEIHTHNEIQISLETGLEKDYQGKKNPNTSVTLLSKKSWELACAQAGKELNWTERRANLLIDDIEFSDLMVGQQIQIGNVLLEITKETDPCSRMDELQPGLKEALSPDWRGGARCKVLRKGEVTIGDKVTILKRF, from the coding sequence ATGGCTAAACTGATTGGCATTGCAACACATCAAGACTCTAGAGGTGAAATCCACACTCACAATGAGATTCAAATCTCCCTGGAAACCGGATTGGAAAAAGACTACCAAGGTAAGAAAAACCCTAATACGAGTGTAACCCTACTTTCTAAAAAAAGCTGGGAGCTTGCTTGTGCACAAGCAGGTAAAGAGCTTAATTGGACCGAACGCCGTGCCAATTTATTAATCGATGATATCGAATTCTCAGACTTGATGGTTGGTCAGCAGATTCAGATTGGCAATGTCTTGCTAGAAATCACCAAAGAAACCGACCCTTGTAGCCGCATGGATGAACTGCAACCTGGCTTGAAAGAGGCATTATCCCCAGATTGGCGTGGAGGAGCGCGTTGCAAGGTTTTGCGTAAAGGTGAAGTCACCATCGGTGACAAGGTGACCATCCTAAAGCGCTTTTAA
- a CDS encoding mechanosensitive ion channel family protein, with amino-acid sequence MEWLTQVWTDLVILFGGQVWLLLLLSILTVTMILDVVQRYVLRIVHYRLLKTEHVWVDSFVDAARSPASFFIWVTGLVLMLTTSINHFEVYTNLVPYILSFKETILTLSFGWFAIRLVQRLEFHLKELARGDERLDEVTVEAFAKIIRLLVFILTGLFFLNAFGVSLTGLLAFGGVGGIAIGFAAKDLLSNLFGGLMLYMDKPFTVGEWIRSPDKEIEGTVEEIGWRRTTIRTFDKRPLYVPNGIFANIAIENPSRMTNRRIKETMGIRYADASKMRAIITAVKEMLKEHDDIDNTQTLIVNFNGFGASSLDFFIYTFTKTTNWIEFHEIKQDVLLKVNDIVEAHGAEMAFPTRTLHIQNSDIESMIEANIPTKDV; translated from the coding sequence ATGGAATGGTTAACACAAGTCTGGACGGATTTAGTGATACTTTTTGGTGGACAGGTTTGGCTGTTATTGCTTTTATCGATTCTAACCGTCACCATGATTTTGGATGTCGTACAGCGTTATGTTTTGCGGATTGTTCACTATCGTCTATTAAAAACCGAACATGTTTGGGTAGACAGTTTTGTGGATGCCGCTAGATCGCCGGCTTCTTTCTTCATCTGGGTGACGGGGCTGGTCTTGATGTTGACAACCAGCATCAACCATTTTGAGGTTTATACCAATTTAGTGCCCTATATTTTGTCTTTTAAAGAGACGATATTAACCCTCTCTTTTGGTTGGTTTGCGATTCGTCTAGTGCAACGTCTGGAGTTTCATTTAAAAGAGTTGGCACGAGGCGACGAGCGTTTGGATGAGGTCACGGTAGAAGCCTTTGCAAAAATCATCCGTTTGTTGGTGTTCATCTTAACGGGGCTATTCTTCTTAAACGCGTTTGGTGTGAGTTTGACCGGATTGCTGGCTTTTGGTGGGGTAGGTGGTATAGCCATCGGTTTTGCTGCCAAAGACCTGTTAAGCAATCTATTTGGTGGTTTGATGCTCTATATGGATAAGCCGTTTACGGTCGGTGAGTGGATTCGCTCTCCTGATAAAGAGATTGAAGGAACCGTAGAGGAAATCGGCTGGCGCAGAACCACTATCCGTACGTTCGATAAACGTCCGTTGTATGTGCCAAATGGTATCTTTGCCAATATTGCCATTGAAAACCCATCTCGCATGACCAATCGCAGGATAAAAGAGACCATGGGGATCCGTTATGCGGATGCCAGTAAGATGCGGGCAATCATAACGGCAGTTAAAGAGATGCTTAAAGAACATGATGATATTGATAATACACAAACCTTGATTGTAAATTTCAACGGTTTTGGCGCTTCGTCGTTGGATTTCTTTATCTATACGTTCACCAAAACCACCAATTGGATTGAGTTTCACGAAATCAAACAAGACGTTTTATTGAAGGTTAATGATATCGTTGAAGCACATGGTGCGGAAATGGCGTTCCCAACCCGTACATTACATATTCAAAACTCAGACATCGAAAGCATGATTGAAGCGAATATTCCGACCAAAGATGTGTAA
- a CDS encoding L,D-transpeptidase, translating to MSYSIRISISDQSLTLFENRVLSKTYPVSTAFNGIGCQKDSGQTPLGKHIVRAMIGRNQPINSVFVARRATGEIYSAELAQQFPDRDWILSRILWLSGTEKGINRLGSVDTMQRYIYIHGTPDREPMGQPVSHGCIRMRNQDIIELFDLIDIQTPVEIVA from the coding sequence TTGTCGTATTCAATCCGCATATCAATTTCAGACCAATCCCTCACGCTTTTTGAGAATAGGGTTTTATCCAAAACCTATCCGGTCAGCACCGCTTTTAATGGCATTGGTTGTCAGAAAGATTCTGGACAAACCCCTTTAGGTAAACACATCGTGCGAGCCATGATAGGGAGAAACCAGCCGATTAACTCGGTGTTTGTGGCTAGAAGAGCTACCGGTGAAATTTATTCGGCTGAGTTGGCACAACAATTTCCAGATAGAGATTGGATTTTAAGCCGTATCCTTTGGTTATCCGGCACTGAAAAAGGCATTAACCGATTGGGTTCAGTGGATACCATGCAACGCTATATCTATATTCACGGTACCCCCGACAGAGAGCCTATGGGGCAACCTGTTTCACATGGCTGTATCCGTATGCGTAACCAGGATATTATCGAGCTGTTCGATTTGATCGATATCCAGACGCCAGTGGAGATTGTCGCTTGA
- a CDS encoding CYTH domain-containing protein, which yields MAREIERKFLLKNQEWKALAHQKTHFAQGYLNDISDKNAKSSVRVRIEGDKANMNIKSLEIGLSRDEYEYEIPLEEGRKILATLATGPVIEKDRYLVKVDTHIWEIDEFFGDNQGLVIAEVEMQSEDEEFEIPSWAGREVTEEVRFYNISLSKHPFNSWTENEKQ from the coding sequence ATGGCACGAGAAATAGAACGTAAGTTCTTATTAAAGAATCAAGAATGGAAAGCATTAGCGCATCAGAAAACCCATTTCGCTCAAGGGTATCTTAACGATATATCAGATAAAAACGCCAAAAGCTCCGTCAGGGTTCGTATTGAAGGTGATAAAGCCAATATGAACATTAAAAGTTTAGAGATCGGATTAAGTCGAGACGAATATGAGTATGAGATTCCGTTAGAGGAGGGTCGTAAGATTTTAGCTACCTTGGCTACCGGACCGGTCATAGAAAAAGACCGTTATTTAGTGAAGGTAGATACTCATATTTGGGAAATTGATGAGTTTTTTGGTGATAATCAAGGTTTGGTTATCGCTGAAGTGGAAATGCAAAGTGAAGACGAAGAGTTTGAAATCCCTTCCTGGGCGGGAAGAGAAGTCACCGAAGAAGTACGTTTTTACAATATCAGTTTAAGTAAACACCCCTTTAACAGTTGGACAGAAAATGAAAAACAGTAA
- the murB gene encoding UDP-N-acetylmuramate dehydrogenase has protein sequence MHIQANHSLLPYNTFNINVKSQYYIEISKQSDILTLRSDLKMASLPWRIIGDGSNILFTQDIEGVVVRCTYDKLKIVKEDDENVWLSVGAGMKWHDLVTYTVKHDWWGLENLALIPGTVGAAPVQNIGAYGSEARDTITRVQTLNIYDGQRIEYRNADCKFGYRTSIFKQEFVNKLLVHRVTFRLRKLRFGKANLVYEPLKNALSDYSKESLTPQMVYDAVVTIRQNRLPNPERQGNAGSFFKNPIIDPDYFETLLAQYPDIPHHKTLDGNYKIPAAWLIEQTGWKGRSHGHSAVSAKHALVLVNLGGAKGSDIVELYQLVQEDVNHKFGIYLEPEVIVM, from the coding sequence ATGCACATTCAGGCCAACCACTCCCTACTGCCCTACAACACTTTTAACATTAATGTTAAATCGCAATACTATATAGAAATCAGTAAACAAAGCGATATTCTCACCCTAAGAAGCGACCTTAAAATGGCCTCTTTGCCTTGGCGCATTATTGGCGATGGCAGCAATATCCTGTTTACCCAAGATATTGAAGGGGTGGTTGTTCGCTGCACCTATGACAAACTCAAGATCGTTAAAGAGGATGATGAGAATGTTTGGTTATCCGTCGGCGCGGGAATGAAGTGGCATGATTTAGTGACCTATACCGTGAAGCACGATTGGTGGGGATTGGAGAATCTAGCGCTTATTCCTGGTACCGTAGGTGCTGCTCCGGTGCAAAACATCGGTGCTTACGGTTCAGAAGCCCGTGACACCATCACCCGTGTGCAAACCTTGAATATCTATGATGGTCAACGAATCGAGTATCGTAATGCCGATTGCAAATTCGGCTATCGAACCAGCATATTCAAACAAGAATTCGTCAATAAACTGCTGGTACACCGTGTGACCTTTCGCTTAAGAAAGCTGCGTTTCGGTAAAGCCAATTTAGTTTATGAGCCGCTTAAAAATGCCTTGAGTGATTATTCCAAAGAGAGTCTGACACCACAAATGGTTTATGATGCGGTCGTCACCATTCGACAAAACCGCTTGCCCAATCCAGAACGTCAAGGTAATGCGGGAAGTTTCTTCAAAAACCCAATAATCGACCCCGATTATTTTGAAACCCTTTTGGCTCAGTATCCAGACATTCCTCACCATAAAACCTTGGACGGTAACTATAAAATCCCAGCCGCATGGTTAATCGAGCAGACGGGATGGAAAGGCCGCTCACATGGTCACTCTGCCGTTTCCGCTAAACACGCCTTAGTTCTAGTGAACCTCGGTGGTGCCAAGGGTTCCGACATTGTCGAACTTTATCAGCTCGTTCAGGAAGATGTGAACCATAAATTCGGTATTTATTTAGAGCCCGAAGTCATTGTTATGTAA
- the nagZ gene encoding beta-N-acetylhexosaminidase, whose amino-acid sequence MQHVAGKSMSLGSVMVDIEGVRLQAHEIERLMDPMVAGVILFSRNFESPEQIKSLTQEIHDLRHPKLLIGVDHEGGRVQRFRSGFTHIPPMRVLGELYEKDQKQSFETAEKFGWLLAAELLSVGVDFSFAPVLDLDYGGSKVIGDRAFHANPIAVGHLAFHLMNGMRKAGMASVAKHFPGHGFIEADTHLEVAVDNRSLAEIQQHDIQPFLRLIENGVDAVMPAHVIYPKVDKNPAGFSEFWLQKVLRQQCHFEGAIISDDMSMKAATEFGSAPERVANALQAGCDLVLVCNDPVAADEVLSKVHWHSNTLSHARLIRLHAHGKFEYSKLQYDPLWQAAVSVVDRINQQQDQQDLI is encoded by the coding sequence ATGCAACACGTAGCGGGTAAATCCATGTCATTAGGTAGTGTTATGGTGGACATTGAAGGCGTACGACTTCAAGCTCACGAAATTGAACGTTTAATGGACCCTATGGTTGCAGGGGTGATACTTTTCAGCCGGAATTTTGAATCGCCTGAACAAATCAAAAGCTTGACCCAGGAGATTCACGATTTACGCCATCCAAAGCTGTTGATTGGAGTGGATCATGAAGGTGGGCGTGTACAGCGCTTTAGAAGCGGTTTTACCCATATACCTCCAATGCGTGTGTTGGGCGAACTGTATGAGAAAGACCAGAAGCAGAGTTTTGAAACGGCCGAAAAATTTGGATGGTTGCTGGCGGCGGAGCTTCTCTCGGTGGGCGTGGATTTTAGTTTTGCGCCAGTCTTGGACTTGGATTATGGCGGTAGCAAAGTGATTGGTGACAGAGCGTTTCATGCCAATCCGATTGCGGTAGGTCATTTAGCGTTTCACTTGATGAACGGCATGCGTAAAGCGGGTATGGCATCGGTGGCCAAACATTTTCCTGGGCATGGTTTTATTGAGGCGGATACCCATTTAGAAGTGGCGGTTGATAACCGCTCTTTAGCTGAAATTCAGCAACACGATATACAGCCGTTTCTTCGTTTGATAGAGAATGGTGTCGATGCGGTGATGCCCGCCCATGTGATTTACCCTAAGGTCGATAAAAATCCGGCGGGCTTTTCTGAGTTTTGGTTGCAAAAAGTGTTGCGTCAACAGTGCCATTTTGAAGGCGCTATCATCAGTGATGATATGAGTATGAAAGCGGCTACGGAATTTGGCAGTGCTCCTGAAAGAGTGGCCAACGCCTTGCAAGCGGGTTGCGATTTGGTGCTGGTCTGTAATGACCCTGTTGCGGCGGATGAGGTGCTCAGTAAAGTGCATTGGCACTCAAATACCTTGTCGCATGCACGTTTGATCCGTTTGCATGCACACGGCAAATTCGAATATTCCAAGTTACAGTATGACCCTTTGTGGCAAGCGGCGGTTTCTGTCGTCGATAGAATCAATCAACAACAAGATCAACAGGATTTAATTTAA